One window of the Anopheles cruzii chromosome 2, idAnoCruzAS_RS32_06, whole genome shotgun sequence genome contains the following:
- the LOC128268064 gene encoding activating signal cointegrator 1 complex subunit 1, translating to MDVMNPQLMWIGTRCYRVNQCTATASGDEPSEAYVEEDLYEADDEYDTYDIEMTDNGKYQTAFHVPAAFYAMIIGAKGQTRQRLEAETKAQIRVPKQGTTDDDIVVTGVSRKSVAAARSRIELIVIGARDKQQFTHFLSVPLATDGMMKRFVAFKDKVLYKLPAAFTVDESLFQQPEKLHLTLTTMSLMDNADRANAVHILQDCQETILRPLFKENGPMEIHVRGLEYMNDDPHAVDVLYAKVEGAALQEAADRMYEYFVAKGLMQRKYDRVKLHATLINSLFRGHNSEGCETREAERRRISFDASEILRLYGDYDFGRTVVSEIHLSQRFTTSCTGFYEASAIIKL from the exons ATGGACGTAATGAATCCACAGCTTATGTGGATCGGTACGCGGTGTTATCGGGTCAATCAGTGCACAGCGACCGCTTCCGGCGATGAACCTTCCGAAGCGTACGTAGAGGAAGATTTGTACGAAGCAGACGATGAGTACGATACGTACGACATCGAGATGACCGATAACGGAAAATATCAAACGGCGTTCCACGTGCCTGC GGCTTTTTACGCCATGATAATCGGCGCCAAGGGACAAACCCGACAGCGTTTGGAGGCCGAAACGAAGGCTCAAATACGGGTCCCGAAGCAGGGCACCACGGACGATGACATCGTGGTGACGGGTGTCTCACGAAagtcggtggccgccgcccggtcaCGGATCGAACTCATCGTTATCGGGGCACGGGACAAGCAACAGTTCACGCACTTCCTCTCGGTGCCCCTGGCAACGGACGGCATGATGAAGCGATTTGTGGCCTTTAAAGACAAGGTGCTCTACAAGCTGCCGGCCGCGTTCACCGTCGACGAATCGTTGTTTCAGCAGCCGGAAAAGCTGCACCTAACGCTTACCACCATGAGCCTGATGGACAACGCAGATCGGGCCAATGCCGTTCACATTTTGCAAGACTGCCAGGAAACGATATTGCG GCCGCTGTTTAAAGAAAACGGTCCCATGGAGATTCACGTTCGTGGGCTCGAATACATGAACGATGACCCACACGCGGTCGACGTGCTGTACGCCAAGGTCGAAGGTGCCGCCCTACAGGAGGCAGCCGACCGAATGTACGAGTACTTCGTAGCGAAAGGGCTGATGCAACGGAAATATGATCGGGTGAAGCTGCACGCCACGCTCATCAATTCCTTGTTCCGTGGCCACAATAGCGAGGGCTGCGAAACGAGGGAAGCGGAACGCCGGCGCATCTCGTTCGATGCGAGCGAAATATTACGCCTATACGGAGATTACGACTTTGGGCGCACGGTTGTGAGCGAGATTCATCTTTCGCAGCGCTTTACTACATCCTGTACCGGTTTTTATGAGGCCTCGGCGATCATAAAGCTGTGA
- the LOC128278188 gene encoding putative methyltransferase C9orf114 codes for MKVHGGKTGTRLTERDKMVQRERKRHKRQEFLLKRVKQQYEEVEREKASTAEVHVESVTEAEHVSTISIAVPGSIMENAQSAELRTYLAGQIARAACIFQIDEVIVFDDCGGGSNQVTERLNTLDTAEGSPAARRCCIQLARILQYLECPQYLRKYFFPIHNDLKYCGLLNPLDSQHHLRQQSEFVFREGIVSKKPTKNGKGAFVNVGLLNDVLVDTVLEPNLRVTVKLPDGVDLKSKKIRGKIVSPSQPRHETGIYWGYTVRIANSLSQVFTKSPYKGGYDLTIGTSDRGTNVHDVEPKSLSYRHAVIVFGGVLGLEPALETDTKLTVDAVEDLFDEYLNTVPAQGSRTVRTEEAILISMAALGGKLCPVNAPKHFTSFDAIPQSQDTGIQQYAFNEKRTKHDSSVAATPVKQSVAISTATEPEPDDMSRFD; via the coding sequence ATGAAGGTTCACGGAGGTAAAACGGGGACACGGCTTACGGAGCGCGACAAAATGGTACAGCGAGAACGGAAACGGCACAAGCGCCAGGAGTTCTTGCTGAAGCGCGTGAAGCAACAGTATGAAGAGGTGGAACGGGAGAAAGCGTCCACGGCGGAGGTGCACGTGGAGAGCGTCACCGAGGCGGAACACGTTTCAACGATCAGCATTGCGGTACCGGGTTCGATAATGGAGAATGCACAGTCGGCAGAGTTGCGTACTTACCTCGCTGGTCAGATTGCTCGAGCAGCGTGCATTTTCCAGATCGACGAGGTGATTGTGTTCGATGACTGCGGCGGAGGCAGCAACCAGGTCACGGAACGGTTGAACACGCTCGACACGGCGGAGGGATCCCCCGCGGCACGCCGCTGCTGCATTCAGCTGGCGCGCATCCTACAGTACCTCGAGTGTCCACAGTATCTGCGGAAGTACTTCTTTCCCATTCACAACGATTTGAAGTACTGTGGGCTGCTGAATCCGCTCGACTCGCAGCATCACCTGCGCCAGCAGAGCGAGTTCGTGTTCCGGGAGGGCATCGTCAGCAAGAAGCCGACCAAGAACGGGAAAGGCGCGTTCGTGAACGTTGGGCTGCTGAATGACGTGCTCGTAGACACGGTGCTGGAACCGAACTTGCGCGTAACGGTCAAGCTGCCGGACGGGGTGGACctaaaatcgaagaaaatacGTGGTAAAATAGTATCGCCTTCTCAGCCTCGCCACGAGACTGGCATCTACTGGGGCTACACGGTACGCATTGCGAACTCGCTATCGCAGGTGTTTACGAAGAGTCCGTACAAGGGCGGATATGACCTCACCATCGGAACGTCCGACCGAGGTACGAACGTGCACGACGTGGAACCAAAAAGCCTTTCCTATCGACACGCCGTCATAGTGTTTGGTGGCGTGCTCGGCTTGGAACCGGCACTGGAGACCGACACGAAGCTAACGGTGGACGCGGTAGAAGATTTGTTTGACGAGTATCTGAACACGGTCCCAGCGCAGGGCTCACGGACGGTGCGTACGGAGGAAGCAATTCTAATTTCCATGGCTGCGCTCGGGGGCAAACTGTGCCCGGTCAATGCTCCGAAGCACTTTACCAGCTTCGATGCCATCCCGCAGAGCCAGGACACCGGCATTCAGCAGTACGCGTTTAACGAGAAACGGACAAAACACGACAGTTCTGTTGCAGCAACGCCGGTTAAACAAAGTGTTGCAATCAGCaccgcaaccgaaccggaaccggatgatATGTCACGGTTCGACTAG
- the LOC128277801 gene encoding retinol dehydrogenase 12-like — MLLTIAVGSLVAVLIYKLARLIIEGGQFRKNTRCDGKVILITGANTGIGKETARELLKRGGKVYIACRSLERANEARNDIVAQTGLGNIHVRELDLASMESIRQFAKSFMAEEPRLDLLINNAGVMACPKALTKDGFEQQLGTNHLGHFLLTNLLLERLKESAPSRIVNLSSLAHKYGKINRNDLNSERSYNQVTAYCQSKLANVMFTRELAKRLAGTGVTAYAVHPGTVDTELPRHMGSLFFLFDHKLVKPLLRIAFKTPLSGAQTTLYTALDEDLAGESGKYYADCREQKLSKYARNDELAAWLWDESAKMTRLDSK, encoded by the exons ATGTTGTTGACCATCGCCGTAGGAAGCCTAGTGGCGGTGTTAATCTACAAGCTGGCCAG GCTCATCATCGAGGGAGGTCAGTTCCGTAAAAACACTCGCTGCGATGGAAAGGTTATCCTCATCACGGGCGCCAACACCGGCATTGGTAAAGAGACGGCCCGCGAGCTGCTGAAGCGTGGTGGCAAAGTTTATATCGCTTGCCGCTCGCTGGAGCGTGCGAACGAGGCGCGAAACGATATCGTTGCGCAAACGGGCCTAGGTAATATTCACGTGCGCGAACTGGACCTCGCGTCGATGGAATCGATACGACAGTTTGCGAAAAG TTTTATGGCCGAAGAACCGCGCCTCGATTTGCTCATCAACAACGCGGGCGTAATGGCGTGCCCGAAGGCCCTCACGAAGGATGggttcgagcagcagctggggACGAACCACCTGGGACACTTTCTGCTCACGAACCTGCTACTCGAGCGCCTGAAAGAGTCGGCACCGAGCCGCATCGTCAACCTGTCCAGCTTGGCGCACAAGTACGGCAAGATCAACCGCAACGATCTGAACAGCGAGCGATCGTACAACCAGGTGACGGCCTACTGCCAGAGCAAGCTGGCCAACGTGATGTTCACACGGGAGCTGGCCAAGCGACTCGCCGGTACCGGTGTGACCGCGTACGCCGTCCATCCCGGCACGGTCGACACGGAACTGCCGCGCCACATGGGCTCGCTGTTCTTCCTGTTCGATCA CAAACTGGTGAAACCGTTGCTTCGGATCGCATTCAAGACGCCACTTTCGGGAGCCCAAACCACGCTGTACACGGCCCTGGACGAAGATCTGGCGGGCGAGAGTGGAAAATACTATGC CGATTGCCGTGAGCAGAAGCTTAGCAAATATGCCCGTAACGATGAGTTGGCTGCTTGGCTGTGGGATGAGAGTGCAAAGATGACTAGACTGGACTCAAAGTGA
- the LOC128278189 gene encoding mitotic-spindle organizing protein 1-like, producing the protein MPEPSGNEGDNANLYARLQQSQLIRANIQNISQFLNTGLSPETLDICVKLLEAGVHPQSLSESVVLIRNQMAAISNGEGVE; encoded by the coding sequence ATGCCGGAGCCGAGCGGTAACGAGGGCGACAACGCCAATCTGTACGCGCGCCTGCAACAATCGCAACTGATTCGCGCCAACATACAAAACATTTCGCAGTTCCTCAACACCGGCCTTAGTCCCGAAACGCTCGACATCTGTGTGAAGCTACTTGAGGCCGGTGTGCACCCGCAGTCCCTTTCGGAGTCCGTCGTACTGATCCGCAACCAGATGGCCGCCATCAGCAATGGTGAAGGGGTGGAATAG